Proteins from a genomic interval of Chroococcidiopsis thermalis PCC 7203:
- the gmd gene encoding GDP-mannose 4,6-dehydratase produces MTQTKRALITGITGQDGSYLSEFLLEQGYEVHGIIRRTSTFNTDRIDHIYEDPHKEGVRMFLHYGDLTDGTTLRRILEEVKPIEIYNLGSQSHVRVSFDSPEYTVDSVGMGTLRLLEAIRDYQHRTGIEVRFYQAGSSEMYGLVQEIPQKESTPFYPRSPYACAKVYAHWQTINYRESYGMFACNGILFNHESPRRGETFVTRKITRAVARIVGGKQKKIYMGNLDAKRDWGYAKDYVRAMWLMLQQSQADDYVISTGETHSVREFLELAFGYVNLNWQDYVEFDDRYLRPAEVELLIGDSTKARQKLGWTPSVTFEQLVALMVDADLKAIGLSAPNGNGASVIHDIATIRQDMVSYLS; encoded by the coding sequence ATGACGCAAACAAAGAGAGCTTTAATTACTGGTATTACAGGTCAAGACGGTTCGTACCTGAGCGAGTTTCTGTTGGAACAAGGTTATGAGGTACACGGAATCATTCGCCGTACCTCGACGTTTAACACAGACCGGATCGATCATATTTATGAAGACCCGCACAAAGAAGGAGTGCGGATGTTTCTGCACTATGGGGACTTGACCGACGGCACGACACTCCGACGCATTTTAGAAGAAGTCAAACCTATAGAAATCTATAATTTAGGTTCTCAATCCCACGTCCGCGTTAGCTTTGACTCCCCTGAATACACGGTGGACTCTGTAGGCATGGGAACGTTACGGTTATTAGAAGCAATTCGCGATTACCAACACCGGACGGGTATAGAAGTTCGGTTCTATCAAGCTGGTTCTTCAGAAATGTATGGATTAGTACAGGAAATTCCGCAAAAAGAATCAACTCCTTTCTATCCTCGCAGTCCTTACGCTTGTGCTAAAGTTTACGCTCACTGGCAAACAATCAACTATCGCGAATCTTATGGGATGTTTGCCTGTAACGGTATCTTATTTAACCACGAAAGCCCGCGTCGGGGTGAAACTTTCGTGACGCGCAAAATTACCCGCGCTGTTGCCCGCATTGTGGGTGGTAAGCAGAAGAAAATCTACATGGGTAACTTAGACGCAAAGCGCGACTGGGGCTATGCGAAAGATTACGTAAGGGCAATGTGGTTGATGTTACAGCAGTCTCAAGCTGATGATTACGTAATTTCTACGGGTGAAACCCATTCCGTGCGCGAGTTTCTCGAATTAGCTTTTGGCTATGTAAATTTAAATTGGCAAGACTACGTAGAATTCGACGATCGCTACCTCAGACCAGCAGAGGTAGAATTACTAATTGGAGATTCTACCAAGGCACGACAAAAATTGGGATGGACTCCTAGCGTGACATTCGAGCAGCTTGTTGCTTTAATGGTGGACGCAGATTTAAAAGCGATCGGTCTATCTGCCCCGAATGGAAATGGTGCTTCAGTCATCCATGACATCGCAACAATCCGTCAAGATATGGTCAGCTACCTATCCTAG
- a CDS encoding sugar transferase, protein MTAQSSLLFGKRLQAFVKRGQEPFRTRAKPKGLLLARLNKEFAKRLFDVLFSLSVLILFAPVYLVLGFSIALSSPGPIFYVQERVGRNHKPFYCIKFRTMVANADEILSELIASSPGLRQEFEDNFKLKQDPRITKVGHFLRLTSLDEFPQFWNVLMGDMSIVGPRPLVAEELPRYGRHIDKVLTIKPGITGLWQVSGRNDIPYNRRVQIDVHYASSYSMWLDVWVILKTVFVVIVPKNNGAY, encoded by the coding sequence ATGACAGCCCAAAGCTCACTCCTCTTTGGCAAGCGGTTACAGGCTTTTGTCAAACGCGGGCAAGAGCCGTTTAGAACCAGAGCTAAACCGAAGGGTTTATTGCTCGCTCGACTCAATAAAGAGTTTGCCAAAAGATTGTTCGATGTTTTATTTTCGCTTTCCGTTCTAATTTTATTTGCGCCAGTTTATCTGGTGTTAGGCTTCTCGATCGCCTTGAGTTCGCCTGGACCGATCTTTTACGTTCAAGAACGAGTAGGCAGGAATCACAAGCCTTTTTATTGTATTAAATTCCGTACTATGGTAGCCAATGCTGATGAGATTTTGTCAGAATTGATTGCCTCGTCGCCAGGATTGCGGCAGGAATTTGAGGATAATTTCAAGTTAAAACAAGACCCGCGCATTACCAAAGTCGGTCATTTTTTGCGCTTAACTAGCCTAGATGAATTTCCCCAATTTTGGAACGTGCTTATGGGTGATATGAGTATCGTCGGTCCCCGACCTTTGGTAGCAGAAGAGCTACCGCGATATGGTCGTCATATTGATAAGGTCTTAACCATCAAGCCAGGAATTACTGGTTTGTGGCAAGTGTCGGGCAGAAATGACATTCCTTACAATCGTAGAGTGCAAATAGACGTTCACTATGCCAGCTCTTACAGCATGTGGCTAGATGTGTGGGTCATTTTAAAGACGGTATTTGTGGTAATTGTACCAAAAAATAACGGCGCTTATTAA
- a CDS encoding glycosyltransferase has product MKYALVHEWLTPQATGGSELVVREILRCINADLYALIDFESTNSQSYLFGRKIGTTFLQHLPFSRNGVQKYLPLLPLAIEQLDLRAYDAIVSSSHTVAKAVLASPQQLHVCYCHSPMRFAWDMTFDYLRSSRMGRGLPGIATRYLLHHLRQWDAIAANRVDYFIANSHHTARRIWRCYRRPATVIYPPVDIDRFPVVKDKQDFYLTVSRLVSYKQVSTIVRAFNQLKKPLVVIGTGSELPEIRKLAQSHVQILGAQPNDVVEKYMAQAKAFVYAALEDFGIAIVEAQACGTPVIALGAGGALETVRDLHRYPDSATGIFFLEQTVDALVAAVEKFEANWVAFDSDRIRTQATQFTPKIFEEQFLAFLERSCQEFFVPSS; this is encoded by the coding sequence TTGAAATATGCCCTTGTCCATGAGTGGTTAACGCCTCAAGCTACTGGCGGTTCGGAATTAGTCGTGCGAGAAATTCTCAGATGCATCAATGCCGATCTCTATGCACTGATTGACTTTGAATCTACAAATTCCCAAAGTTATTTGTTCGGACGCAAAATTGGTACGACATTTTTGCAACACTTACCGTTCTCGCGCAATGGCGTACAGAAATATCTCCCTTTGTTGCCGTTGGCGATCGAACAATTAGATTTGCGTGCCTATGATGCGATCGTTTCTTCGTCTCATACCGTTGCCAAAGCCGTACTTGCCAGTCCCCAGCAGCTTCATGTTTGTTATTGTCACAGTCCGATGCGCTTTGCTTGGGATATGACGTTCGATTACCTCCGCTCTAGCCGCATGGGTCGCGGTCTACCTGGAATTGCCACTAGGTATTTACTCCATCACCTGCGCCAGTGGGATGCGATCGCCGCTAACCGTGTTGATTATTTCATTGCTAACTCTCACCATACGGCACGCCGGATTTGGCGCTGCTATCGTCGTCCTGCTACAGTAATTTATCCGCCTGTAGATATCGATCGCTTCCCCGTGGTGAAAGACAAACAAGATTTTTACCTCACGGTCTCGCGATTGGTCAGCTACAAGCAAGTCTCAACCATTGTCCGCGCCTTCAATCAACTCAAAAAACCTTTAGTCGTAATCGGTACGGGTTCAGAACTACCAGAGATTCGCAAACTGGCACAGTCGCACGTTCAAATTTTAGGAGCGCAGCCTAATGATGTAGTAGAGAAATATATGGCTCAAGCAAAAGCGTTTGTTTATGCAGCTCTAGAGGATTTTGGCATCGCGATCGTCGAGGCTCAAGCTTGCGGCACTCCAGTCATCGCCTTGGGTGCTGGGGGAGCGTTGGAAACAGTGCGAGACTTGCACCGCTACCCCGATAGCGCGACGGGAATATTTTTTTTAGAGCAAACAGTAGACGCATTGGTGGCAGCTGTGGAAAAATTTGAAGCCAACTGGGTAGCGTTCGATTCCGATCGCATTCGCACCCAGGCAACTCAATTTACCCCTAAAATCTTTGAAGAGCAGTTTTTAGCTTTTCTAGAACGCTCGTGTCAGGAGTTCTTCGTCCCTAGTTCTTAG
- a CDS encoding NAD-dependent epimerase/dehydratase family protein, translated as MRILIMGGTRFIGVYLTKILVAQGHEVVLFNRGNRPIPVEGITQIQGDRTSPEQLKAKLSQEHFDAIYDNNGRELSDTQPLAEIFHDRVQHFVYMSSAGVYLRSDQMPHVEGDPVDPKSRHRGKYETEAYLAQVGLPFTAIRPTYIYGASNYNDLESWFFDRIVRDRPIPIPANGLHITQMGHVEDLAQAMARVLGNERAIGQVYNVSGDRYVTFDGLARACAVAAGKSPEELAIVHYEPKNFDFGKRKAFPLRIQHFFASVNKAITELNWQPKYDLISGLKDSFQNDYIATGRDKAEVDFSVDEEILK; from the coding sequence ATGCGAATTTTGATTATGGGTGGTACGCGCTTTATTGGTGTTTACCTAACCAAAATCCTAGTGGCGCAGGGTCATGAAGTGGTGTTGTTTAATCGCGGTAATCGCCCTATTCCAGTTGAGGGGATAACTCAGATTCAAGGCGATCGCACTTCTCCAGAACAATTAAAGGCAAAGCTATCTCAAGAACATTTTGATGCCATTTATGACAATAACGGCAGGGAACTGAGCGATACTCAACCGCTAGCTGAGATCTTTCACGACCGGGTGCAGCACTTTGTCTATATGAGTTCGGCTGGCGTGTACCTCCGCTCCGACCAAATGCCTCACGTAGAAGGCGATCCAGTCGATCCTAAGAGCCGCCACCGAGGAAAATACGAAACAGAGGCATACTTAGCTCAGGTAGGCTTGCCCTTCACGGCAATTCGTCCTACGTATATCTACGGAGCTAGTAACTACAACGATTTGGAAAGCTGGTTTTTCGATCGCATCGTCCGCGATCGACCTATTCCTATTCCCGCTAACGGGCTACATATAACTCAAATGGGTCATGTTGAAGATCTAGCTCAAGCTATGGCTCGGGTATTAGGCAACGAGAGAGCCATAGGGCAGGTTTATAACGTCTCTGGCGATCGCTACGTTACTTTTGATGGTTTAGCTCGCGCTTGCGCTGTAGCTGCCGGAAAATCGCCGGAGGAGCTAGCGATCGTACACTACGAGCCGAAAAATTTCGATTTTGGCAAGCGCAAAGCTTTCCCCTTGCGAATACAGCATTTTTTCGCCAGTGTCAATAAAGCCATTACAGAACTAAACTGGCAGCCAAAATACGACTTAATTTCTGGGTTAAAAGACTCTTTCCAAAATGACTACATAGCTACTGGACGAGACAAAGCCGAGGTAGATTTTTCTGTAGACGAAGAGATTTTGAAGTGA
- the pgsA gene encoding CDP-diacylglycerol--glycerol-3-phosphate 3-phosphatidyltransferase, which yields MNIPNWVTLSRLLALPLLLYLLPVPTTTARWFCLTVFLVAALTDWLDGYLARKLNAITELGKFLDPLVDKLLVLAPLLSLIQLGQLPAWGVFLILARELGIAGWRVSPSLTGTNAIAGANLWGKLKTVSQITAIALLIAPLPPTWHLPALGVFWLSVALTLISGLIYFLGARSEERGARGIQES from the coding sequence ATGAATATACCTAACTGGGTCACTCTCTCTCGACTTCTAGCCCTGCCTTTGCTGCTTTATCTTTTGCCAGTACCGACAACAACCGCACGTTGGTTTTGCTTAACAGTATTTTTGGTTGCAGCTTTGACGGATTGGCTGGATGGTTATTTAGCCCGGAAACTGAACGCTATCACTGAACTGGGGAAATTCCTCGATCCTTTGGTAGACAAATTGCTGGTACTGGCTCCACTGTTATCGCTGATTCAGCTAGGACAACTTCCTGCTTGGGGAGTATTTTTGATTTTGGCGCGAGAATTGGGTATAGCAGGCTGGCGCGTTTCTCCTAGCTTGACAGGCACAAATGCGATCGCGGGAGCAAATCTTTGGGGCAAACTCAAAACAGTCAGTCAAATTACCGCGATCGCCTTATTGATCGCTCCCTTACCCCCAACTTGGCATCTCCCTGCACTAGGAGTTTTTTGGCTTTCTGTCGCTTTGACTTTGATTTCGGGGTTGATTTACTTTTTAGGAGCGAGGAGCGAGGAGCGAGGAGCGAGGGGAATACAAGAGAGCTGA
- a CDS encoding sugar transferase produces the protein MYQAPFPTAIKTVELKSPQTLDAVHPSARSAFKRCLDIVGSLVGLSILAVIFIPLAIAIKLDSPGPIFYGQERYGLQGKTFRMWKFRSMVPNADALKSQVQNEASGLIFKNTQDPRITRVGRFLRSTSLDELPQFWNVLVGDMSLVGTRPPTADEVAQYNDRHWQRLNVKPGLTGEWQVSGRSSIKDFEEIVNLDLRYQKMWHPFYDLFIIAKTVYVIFAKVGAC, from the coding sequence ATGTACCAAGCACCGTTCCCCACCGCCATCAAAACTGTCGAACTTAAGTCTCCCCAGACACTAGATGCAGTTCATCCATCAGCCAGATCGGCTTTTAAGAGATGTTTGGACATCGTTGGCAGCTTAGTCGGACTGTCGATCTTGGCAGTTATCTTCATCCCTTTAGCGATCGCCATTAAGTTAGACAGCCCAGGACCAATTTTTTACGGACAAGAGCGCTACGGACTGCAAGGAAAAACATTCCGTATGTGGAAGTTTCGTTCAATGGTTCCCAACGCAGACGCACTGAAGTCTCAAGTGCAAAATGAAGCATCGGGACTAATTTTCAAAAACACGCAAGACCCAAGAATTACGAGAGTGGGTCGTTTCTTAAGAAGCACCAGCCTAGACGAACTACCCCAATTTTGGAACGTATTAGTTGGAGACATGAGTTTAGTGGGTACTCGTCCACCAACTGCTGACGAAGTTGCTCAGTACAACGATCGCCACTGGCAAAGATTAAACGTGAAGCCGGGATTAACAGGAGAGTGGCAAGTCAGCGGACGCTCTAGCATCAAAGATTTTGAAGAGATTGTCAATCTCGACCTGCGCTACCAAAAAATGTGGCATCCCTTCTACGACTTGTTTATTATTGCTAAGACTGTGTACGTAATTTTTGCTAAAGTAGGTGCTTGCTAA